From a region of the Streptomyces sp. Edi4 genome:
- a CDS encoding DUF6093 family protein, which yields MSRLDLSALGPVLQEMLMGDTVRISRPAGPPVLNPETGELEPVPPHVVYEGPGAVYDSSQAPGVVTPLAGQPYPDDPKNPYRLLTPTIAPIAERDDTITVVHASQDPTLVGRSWRCVQPSGASSLLVVRVTWLDENNETETR from the coding sequence ATGAGCCGCCTCGACCTCAGCGCGCTCGGCCCGGTCCTGCAGGAGATGTTGATGGGGGACACGGTCCGGATCAGCCGCCCGGCCGGGCCGCCCGTCCTCAACCCGGAGACCGGCGAACTCGAGCCCGTTCCGCCCCACGTCGTCTACGAGGGGCCGGGCGCGGTCTACGACAGCTCCCAGGCCCCCGGCGTCGTCACCCCGCTCGCCGGCCAGCCCTACCCGGACGACCCCAAGAACCCGTACCGGCTCCTCACTCCCACCATCGCCCCAATCGCCGAACGCGACGACACCATCACCGTCGTACACGCCTCCCAGGACCCCACCCTGGTGGGCCGCTCCTGGCGCTGTGTCCAGCCGTCCGGCGCCAGCAGCCTCCTCGTGGTGCGGGTGACCTGGCTGGACGAGAACAACGAGACGGAGACGCGGTGA
- a CDS encoding major capsid protein: protein MTTETNDMLELLLRELTPTDINAFVRAIPGPEDYELTRSVLPEVQLNSVKWRVKRTNRRVPAAKFRAWDATTPVATREITMVETEGKLPPLGQKYLVGEMEQLLLDADRGASSDELVQAVYDDVAAHVLSIRSRMELAAGDLLADGKFTLRGENNLYIEYDAQVPASHMPTAPLPWTDPAADALGDERRWIQALRDARAPLPTRVVTSFKAKALLAGNQSYRAAYYGALLGSQIPTTVLAPNEVDAVRARYGLPPIEVYDVQIPLDDGSNPRALPENLWLMLPPNPRQWGETQYGVTTESLMLSRGTNPAILREDAPGIVVTHGYTDDPVTVWTKVAASAMPVLYVPDIHIAARVW from the coding sequence ATGACGACCGAGACGAACGACATGCTCGAGCTCCTGCTCCGGGAGCTGACCCCCACCGACATCAACGCCTTCGTCCGGGCCATCCCGGGCCCGGAGGACTACGAGCTGACCCGCAGCGTGCTGCCGGAAGTCCAGCTCAACTCGGTGAAGTGGCGTGTGAAGCGCACCAACCGCCGGGTGCCGGCGGCCAAGTTCCGCGCCTGGGACGCGACCACGCCCGTCGCGACCCGCGAGATCACCATGGTCGAGACCGAGGGCAAGCTGCCGCCGCTCGGCCAGAAGTACCTGGTTGGCGAGATGGAACAGCTGCTCCTCGACGCCGACCGCGGCGCCAGCTCCGACGAGCTGGTCCAGGCCGTCTACGACGACGTCGCCGCGCACGTCCTGTCGATCCGCTCCCGCATGGAGCTGGCCGCGGGCGACCTGCTCGCCGATGGAAAGTTCACCCTTCGCGGCGAGAACAACCTGTACATCGAGTACGACGCGCAGGTCCCGGCCTCCCACATGCCCACCGCCCCGCTCCCATGGACCGACCCGGCCGCAGACGCACTGGGCGACGAGCGGCGCTGGATCCAGGCCCTGCGTGACGCGCGCGCTCCGCTGCCCACCCGGGTCGTCACCTCGTTCAAGGCCAAGGCGCTCCTCGCGGGCAACCAATCCTACCGGGCGGCCTACTACGGGGCGTTGCTCGGCTCGCAGATCCCCACCACCGTCCTCGCCCCCAACGAGGTCGACGCCGTACGCGCACGCTACGGTCTGCCGCCGATCGAGGTCTACGACGTGCAGATCCCGCTCGACGACGGCTCCAACCCGCGCGCGCTGCCAGAGAACCTGTGGCTGATGCTGCCGCCCAACCCCCGCCAGTGGGGCGAGACCCAGTACGGCGTCACCACGGAATCCCTCATGCTGTCCCGGGGCACCAACCCCGCGATCTTGCGCGAGGACGCCCCGGGCATCGTCGTCACCCACGGGTACACCGACGACCCGGTCACCGTGTGGACCAAGGTCGCGGCCAGCGCCATGCCCGTGCTGTACGTGCCCGACATCCACATCGCCGCGCGGGTGTGGTGA
- a CDS encoding head decoration protein: MDIQPITTTQTLRVGRAWLLSGHGTETNQTITLDVAKFAENTHWVRGIKTVEARFKSGLPLARNATSGLYEPYDPAATDGHEVLAGFLDTETAFGVGSKAIGAALRVHGLIAPAKLPVAFDPAAVKKTTASVTYAA, from the coding sequence ATGGACATCCAGCCGATCACCACCACCCAGACTCTCCGCGTCGGCCGTGCCTGGCTGCTGTCCGGCCACGGCACGGAGACCAACCAGACCATCACCCTCGACGTCGCCAAGTTCGCCGAGAACACCCACTGGGTGCGCGGCATCAAGACGGTCGAGGCCCGCTTCAAGTCCGGTCTGCCCCTGGCCCGCAACGCCACCAGCGGCCTGTACGAGCCGTACGACCCGGCCGCCACCGACGGCCACGAGGTCCTGGCCGGATTCCTCGACACCGAGACGGCCTTCGGTGTCGGGTCCAAGGCCATCGGTGCGGCGCTGCGCGTCCACGGCCTCATCGCCCCGGCGAAGCTGCCCGTCGCCTTCGACCCGGCGGCCGTGAAGAAGACCACCGCCTCCGTCACCTACGCCGCCTAA
- a CDS encoding terminase family protein encodes MMKAPEQEEHLLQRYRTLPRDQRLLIARTASPDLRIRLAHVERQLAMDRSPGSLAALLTEGRELQARHLNLIDSAFMRIARGERIRLLLNMPPRHGKSQRAARWAPLWYLRRHPTHRLMIASYSAVLAEGHGRWLRDSINEYGDQLGISLRYGSKAAGRFDLVGGPGGLVTAGVGGSLTGMGANLAIVDDPLKDAKAAASPTVLGDLWDWWQQVLNTRMEPNGSIVVIQTRWSENDLAGRILTQDAARDRARWTVINLPAVADTPDDVLGRAIGDPLWPERFGLEHLQNFREEVGERGWWALYQQQPRPLEGGIWQWSWIRNHRITAEQLRGINLTRIVVAVDPAGGGEDSDEVGIVAAGRDAAGNLYVLADRSGKMGAADWGRVACELALEVSADALVVESNFGGDMTRQVLVQGWDELVRGGGPEAAGALRPRIIPVTAKQGKRLRAEPIAQLYEQARVRHVGEWPALEVQMVTWMPGLDSPDRMDACVHALTELAAPGTKDNGTGGYRDGRLNGRR; translated from the coding sequence ATGATGAAGGCGCCTGAGCAGGAGGAACACCTCCTACAGCGCTACCGGACCCTTCCCCGAGACCAGCGTCTCCTCATCGCCCGCACCGCCTCACCAGACCTGCGCATCCGCCTCGCGCACGTCGAGCGGCAGCTGGCGATGGACCGCTCCCCAGGATCACTGGCCGCCCTGCTGACCGAAGGCCGCGAGCTGCAGGCCCGCCACCTCAACCTCATCGACTCGGCGTTCATGCGGATCGCCCGTGGCGAGCGGATCCGTCTGCTGCTCAACATGCCGCCCCGGCACGGCAAATCACAGCGCGCCGCGCGCTGGGCCCCGTTGTGGTACCTGCGCCGCCACCCCACCCACCGGCTGATGATCGCCTCGTACTCGGCCGTCCTCGCCGAGGGCCACGGCCGCTGGCTGCGCGACTCCATCAACGAGTACGGCGACCAGCTCGGCATCTCCCTGCGCTACGGCAGCAAGGCCGCCGGACGCTTCGACCTGGTCGGCGGACCGGGCGGCCTGGTCACCGCCGGCGTTGGCGGCTCACTGACCGGCATGGGCGCCAACCTGGCGATCGTCGACGACCCGCTCAAGGACGCCAAGGCCGCCGCGTCGCCGACCGTGCTCGGCGACCTGTGGGACTGGTGGCAGCAGGTCCTCAACACCCGCATGGAGCCCAACGGCAGCATCGTGGTCATCCAGACCCGCTGGTCGGAGAACGACCTCGCGGGCCGCATCCTCACCCAGGACGCAGCTCGCGACCGCGCCCGCTGGACAGTCATCAACCTGCCGGCCGTCGCCGACACCCCGGACGACGTCCTCGGCAGGGCCATCGGTGACCCGCTGTGGCCCGAGCGGTTCGGCCTCGAACACCTGCAGAACTTCCGCGAGGAGGTCGGCGAGCGCGGCTGGTGGGCGCTGTACCAGCAGCAACCCCGCCCGCTCGAGGGCGGCATCTGGCAGTGGTCCTGGATCCGCAACCACCGCATCACCGCCGAGCAGCTGCGCGGCATCAACCTCACCCGCATCGTCGTCGCCGTCGACCCGGCGGGCGGCGGAGAGGACAGCGACGAGGTCGGCATCGTGGCCGCCGGGCGCGACGCTGCCGGGAACCTGTACGTCCTGGCCGACCGCTCGGGGAAGATGGGCGCGGCCGACTGGGGCCGCGTCGCCTGCGAGCTGGCTCTGGAAGTCTCCGCCGACGCCCTGGTCGTGGAGTCCAACTTCGGCGGCGACATGACCAGGCAGGTGTTGGTCCAGGGCTGGGACGAGTTGGTGCGCGGGGGCGGGCCCGAGGCGGCCGGGGCCCTGCGCCCGCGGATCATCCCCGTAACGGCCAAACAGGGCAAGAGACTCAGGGCGGAGCCTATCGCGCAGCTCTACGAGCAGGCCCGCGTCCGGCACGTGGGGGAGTGGCCGGCGCTCGAGGTCCAGATGGTCACCTGGATGCCCGGCCTGGACAGCCCCGACCGGATGGACGCCTGCGTGCACGCGCTGACCGAGCTGGCGGCCCCCGGCACGAAGGACAACGGAACCGGCGGCTACCGCGACGGCCGCCTCAACGGCCGACGATGA
- a CDS encoding DNA cytosine methyltransferase — MSRLPVARTRLDYGQVLKDAWAAHLAPRAPDAPTVISTFAGAGGSSLGYSMAGYRELLAVEWDDHAAACFGRNFPHVPLHHGDIADLDPDALGLEPGELDVFDGSPPCQGFSVVGRRQVDDPRNQLFREYIRCINAWAPKCFVMENVAGMVKGQMRSLFAEILTSLKEAGPGYRVTARLLDASYLRVPQKRLRMIFIGVRRDLGLDPVHPVPQSRPMTVREAFANLADPGPYQLPSGKAAHVAPLIRPGEDGGDALHRLGGRNAYFSLQRLSWDRPSFTLIKAISSSRNGLLHPEENRLLGIKELARLQSFPDAYDWGDSPVEKVWSRIGNSVPPLMMREIAQNLREKVL; from the coding sequence GTGAGCCGCCTCCCCGTTGCCCGCACACGGCTCGACTACGGCCAGGTCCTCAAGGACGCCTGGGCCGCACACCTGGCCCCACGCGCGCCTGACGCGCCGACCGTGATCTCCACGTTCGCGGGCGCCGGCGGAAGTTCGCTCGGCTACTCCATGGCCGGCTACCGGGAGCTGCTGGCCGTTGAGTGGGACGACCACGCGGCTGCGTGCTTCGGACGCAACTTCCCGCACGTGCCGCTGCACCACGGCGACATCGCCGACCTCGACCCGGATGCGCTCGGCCTCGAGCCCGGGGAGCTGGACGTCTTCGACGGATCGCCGCCGTGCCAGGGGTTCTCCGTCGTCGGGCGCCGCCAGGTCGACGACCCACGCAACCAGCTCTTCCGCGAGTACATCCGCTGCATCAACGCCTGGGCCCCGAAATGCTTCGTGATGGAAAACGTGGCCGGCATGGTGAAGGGGCAGATGCGCAGCCTCTTCGCCGAGATCCTCACCTCGCTCAAGGAGGCCGGGCCCGGGTACAGGGTCACCGCCCGCCTGCTCGACGCCTCCTACCTGCGGGTGCCGCAGAAGCGGCTGCGCATGATTTTCATCGGTGTGCGGCGCGACCTCGGTCTTGACCCGGTGCACCCGGTTCCGCAGTCCCGGCCGATGACGGTGCGCGAAGCGTTCGCCAACCTCGCAGACCCGGGCCCCTACCAGCTGCCCTCGGGCAAGGCGGCCCACGTTGCGCCGCTCATCCGTCCCGGCGAGGACGGCGGTGATGCGCTCCACCGACTTGGCGGCAGAAACGCCTACTTCAGTCTGCAGCGTCTGAGCTGGGATCGGCCGTCCTTCACGCTGATCAAGGCGATCTCCTCGTCGCGCAACGGGCTGCTCCACCCCGAAGAGAACCGGCTGCTGGGCATCAAGGAGCTGGCGCGACTGCAGTCCTTCCCGGACGCCTACGACTGGGGCGACAGCCCCGTCGAGAAGGTGTGGTCCCGCATCGGCAACTCGGTGCCGCCGCTCATGATGCGCGAGATCGCCCAGAACCTGCGGGAGAAGGTCCTCTAG
- a CDS encoding ParB N-terminal domain-containing protein, translated as MSATPAGLPGTIYVSTRDIALDDLTRYPGNPRRGDVEAIRTSIRRYGQYRSLVVRDTGDALVVLAGNHTSDALRAEGHTTARCEVLTCDDDTARRINLADNKLAELGYYDEEDLAAMLAALDGDLDGTGWSQQEVARLLTDELPAGFPAFDESIAEALNPTTHTCPQCGHTFTNAEAGK; from the coding sequence ATGAGCGCGACCCCAGCCGGCCTGCCCGGCACCATCTACGTCAGCACCCGCGACATCGCGCTGGACGACCTCACGCGCTATCCGGGCAACCCCCGCCGCGGTGACGTCGAAGCAATCCGGACATCCATACGCCGCTACGGCCAGTACCGCAGCCTGGTCGTCCGCGACACCGGCGACGCCCTGGTCGTGCTCGCCGGCAACCACACCTCCGACGCGCTGCGCGCCGAGGGCCACACCACCGCTCGGTGCGAAGTCCTCACCTGTGACGACGACACCGCGAGGCGTATCAACCTCGCGGACAACAAGCTGGCCGAGCTCGGCTACTACGACGAGGAGGACCTGGCGGCCATGCTCGCCGCTCTGGACGGCGACCTCGACGGCACCGGCTGGAGCCAGCAGGAAGTCGCGCGCCTGCTCACCGACGAACTGCCCGCCGGGTTCCCGGCGTTCGACGAGTCGATCGCCGAGGCCCTCAACCCCACCACCCACACCTGCCCGCAGTGCGGGCACACCTTCACCAACGCGGAGGCCGGGAAGTGA
- a CDS encoding DNA methyltransferase produces the protein MGTPTPTAAVTYLGTREIPFNQLDRFPGNPRRGDVDAIRGSLRRHGQYRSLVVRAVDDDRFVILAGNHTSDALRAEGYDLARCEVIECDDDQARRINLADNRLAELGSYDNEALADLLSYLDGDLEGTGYSADDVADILGTDSEPEPPLTEPDDIPDVPAEPRSRVGDVWILGRHRLLVGDSTDVAAVEEMLDGDRCDAMWTDPPYGVDYVGKTKDALTISNDGAADLPELLAGAFAVATVALKPGAPLYVAHADTARIVFETAMRDAGWLVRQNLIWVKNTMVLGRSDYHYQHEPILYGFTDAPAGSGRLGRGGDRWYGDNAQTTVFSVDKPARNAEHPTSKPVELITAGLRNSCAPDAVVYEPFGGSGSTLIAAHTTGRAARVVELDPRYADVICRRYQEHTGDQPVLKASGEAHDFTTSSHDD, from the coding sequence ATGGGCACCCCCACGCCCACCGCCGCGGTGACCTACCTCGGAACCCGCGAGATTCCCTTCAACCAGCTCGACCGGTTCCCCGGCAATCCCCGGCGCGGTGACGTCGACGCCATCCGCGGCTCGCTGCGCCGCCACGGGCAGTACCGCTCCCTGGTGGTCCGAGCCGTCGACGACGACCGGTTCGTGATCCTGGCCGGCAACCACACCTCGGACGCCTTGCGTGCCGAAGGTTATGACCTCGCGCGGTGCGAGGTCATCGAATGCGACGACGACCAGGCCCGGCGCATCAACCTCGCCGACAACCGCCTCGCCGAGCTCGGCTCGTACGACAACGAGGCCCTGGCCGACCTGCTCTCCTACCTGGACGGCGACCTCGAGGGCACCGGCTACAGCGCCGACGACGTCGCCGACATCCTCGGCACCGACTCTGAGCCCGAGCCGCCGCTCACCGAGCCCGACGACATCCCCGACGTCCCCGCCGAGCCGCGCTCGCGGGTCGGCGACGTGTGGATCCTCGGCCGCCACCGGCTCCTGGTCGGCGACTCCACCGACGTCGCCGCCGTCGAGGAGATGCTCGACGGCGACCGCTGCGACGCCATGTGGACCGACCCGCCCTACGGCGTCGACTACGTCGGCAAGACCAAGGACGCCCTGACCATCTCCAACGACGGCGCGGCCGACCTTCCCGAACTCCTTGCCGGCGCCTTCGCGGTGGCCACCGTCGCGCTCAAGCCCGGCGCCCCGCTGTACGTCGCACACGCCGACACCGCACGCATCGTCTTCGAGACCGCGATGCGCGACGCCGGGTGGCTGGTACGCCAGAACCTGATCTGGGTCAAGAACACCATGGTCCTGGGCCGCTCGGACTACCACTACCAGCACGAGCCGATCCTGTACGGCTTCACCGACGCCCCGGCCGGGTCCGGGCGCCTGGGCCGCGGCGGAGACCGGTGGTACGGCGACAACGCCCAGACCACGGTCTTCTCCGTCGACAAGCCGGCCCGCAACGCCGAGCACCCGACGTCCAAGCCGGTCGAACTCATCACCGCAGGCCTGCGCAACTCCTGCGCGCCAGACGCCGTCGTCTACGAGCCCTTCGGCGGCTCCGGATCGACACTCATCGCCGCGCACACGACCGGCCGCGCCGCCCGGGTCGTTGAGCTGGACCCGCGCTACGCCGACGTCATCTGCCGCCGCTACCAGGAGCACACCGGCGACCAGCCCGTCCTGAAGGCGAGCGGCGAGGCCCACGACTTCACCACCTCGTCCCACGACGACTGA
- a CDS encoding DUF6011 domain-containing protein, whose product MRTTRTQEAEMQRTTTGHTHCLRCGRALRTAHSTAAGYGPTCLRRIKAAARAVADHKPALVAKALDLITIGGLIPLRARRVFQAVASSGTGTYKTAAQACTCPAGLRGQHTCYHRIAAQIVAAA is encoded by the coding sequence GTGAGGACGACCCGCACCCAGGAGGCAGAGATGCAGCGCACCACCACCGGCCACACCCACTGCCTCCGCTGCGGACGCGCCCTGCGCACCGCTCACTCCACCGCGGCCGGGTACGGCCCGACCTGCCTGCGCCGGATCAAGGCCGCCGCCCGCGCGGTCGCCGATCACAAGCCCGCCCTGGTCGCCAAGGCCCTCGACCTGATCACCATCGGAGGTCTGATCCCCCTGCGTGCCCGCCGGGTCTTCCAGGCGGTCGCCTCCAGCGGGACCGGCACCTACAAGACCGCCGCCCAGGCGTGCACCTGCCCGGCCGGACTGCGCGGCCAGCACACCTGCTACCACCGGATCGCCGCCCAGATAGTCGCCGCCGCCTGA